One Bacteroidota bacterium DNA segment encodes these proteins:
- the bshC gene encoding bacillithiol biosynthesis cysteine-adding enzyme BshC, whose amino-acid sequence MKFDSRSIPFDRIGQFPELFLDYVNGNEKVKDFFLHSPDQNGFRKAASSVLFDDEKRKTLVEVVSAQYASAGISNELLLNKLAQKNTFTICTGHQLCLFTGPLYFIYKIISAIRLAEELSSENISVVPVYWMASEDHDFAEISSVNLFGKKLKWELVSEGAVGELKTDSLKNVIEELRVIVGDSAHADELMEIFTRVYRAGRTLAQATCELVHEIFEGRVLVVDGNDARLKKYFVPVMKEEIESQHTGKMVNETMDALRKKGYGIQVNPRNINLFFMKPGIRERIEEKEGKFISVNGKMSFTKSELVNEIETHPENFSPNVVLRPLYQQIILPNIAYVGGPGEISYWLEYRKMFEAMNVSFPVLVPRNFILILDSSSIEKWEKAGLEVENIFDEAEQSISSFVKKNSGEEISLEDERIQIKLTYDALRKKIIQHDASLGGAAEAELQKQMKAIDMLEGKMLRAAKQKMETSVNQLRKIREKALPEGKLQERFENFIPYYLKYGKRFFSELEESFENSAEGLQLLIAD is encoded by the coding sequence ATGAAATTCGATTCCCGCAGTATTCCGTTTGATCGCATCGGACAGTTCCCTGAACTTTTTCTTGATTATGTGAACGGGAATGAAAAGGTGAAGGATTTTTTTCTGCATTCCCCGGATCAAAACGGTTTCCGCAAAGCGGCTTCTTCCGTTTTATTCGATGATGAAAAAAGAAAAACACTTGTAGAAGTTGTTTCTGCACAATATGCATCGGCAGGAATTTCAAATGAGCTTCTGCTGAATAAACTCGCGCAGAAAAATACGTTTACAATTTGCACCGGCCACCAGCTTTGCCTTTTTACCGGGCCGCTTTATTTTATTTATAAAATAATTTCGGCGATCAGGTTGGCGGAAGAACTTTCTTCGGAAAATATTTCTGTTGTTCCGGTTTACTGGATGGCAAGTGAAGATCACGACTTTGCAGAAATTTCTTCAGTGAATCTCTTCGGGAAAAAACTGAAGTGGGAATTGGTTAGTGAAGGCGCTGTCGGAGAATTGAAAACTGATTCGCTGAAAAATGTGATCGAAGAACTTCGTGTGATCGTCGGAGATTCCGCTCATGCCGATGAACTGATGGAAATCTTTACGCGCGTCTATCGTGCGGGAAGGACACTCGCGCAGGCTACGTGCGAACTGGTGCACGAAATTTTTGAGGGAAGAGTTCTCGTCGTTGATGGAAATGATGCGCGTTTGAAAAAATATTTTGTTCCCGTGATGAAAGAGGAAATTGAATCGCAACACACAGGAAAAATGGTGAATGAAACGATGGATGCTTTGCGGAAGAAAGGTTACGGGATACAGGTGAACCCGAGAAACATAAATTTATTTTTCATGAAGCCGGGAATCCGGGAAAGAATTGAGGAGAAAGAGGGCAAGTTTATTTCTGTGAATGGAAAAATGAGTTTTACAAAATCGGAATTGGTGAATGAAATTGAAACTCACCCGGAAAATTTCAGCCCGAATGTAGTGTTGCGCCCGCTTTACCAGCAGATCATTCTGCCCAATATCGCTTACGTTGGAGGTCCCGGAGAAATTTCCTATTGGCTGGAATACCGGAAAATGTTTGAAGCCATGAATGTTTCATTCCCGGTTCTTGTTCCGCGGAATTTTATCCTGATTCTGGATTCATCTTCCATTGAGAAATGGGAAAAAGCCGGGCTTGAAGTGGAAAATATTTTTGATGAAGCTGAGCAAAGCATTTCATCTTTTGTGAAAAAAAATTCCGGCGAAGAAATTTCACTCGAAGATGAACGGATCCAGATCAAGCTTACTTACGATGCGTTACGGAAAAAGATCATTCAGCATGATGCCTCACTCGGGGGAGCAGCGGAAGCCGAGTTGCAGAAGCAGATGAAAGCGATCGATATGCTCGAAGGAAAAATGCTGCGCGCTGCAAAACAGAAAATGGAAACTTCGGTGAATCAGTTACGCAAGATCCGCGAGAAAGCATTGCCTGAAGGAAAATTGCAGGAACGTTTCGAGAATTTTATTCCTTACTATCTGAAATACGGCAAAAGATTTTTTTCTGAACTGGAGGAAAGTTTTGAAAATTCTGCGGAAGGGTTACAGTTATTAATTGCTGATTGA